In Drosophila nasuta strain 15112-1781.00 chromosome 2R, ASM2355853v1, whole genome shotgun sequence, a single genomic region encodes these proteins:
- the LOC132786780 gene encoding 4-hydroxybutyrate coenzyme A transferase — MSKQLARRVGQVNKFLTAASANAAATHNNYYTYVQELSHPIDREPPIVSAEEAVSCIKSGDTVFAQGAAGTPNVLLNAMTQHGKCNKLEKITVCHMHTEGPAEYCKPEYKDIFRSNSFFMGGNVRKAVAEGRGDNVPIFLHEIPQLFYKKIVKPDVTFIHVSPPDRHGFCSLGTSVDCVRAGLLNSKKIVAQINPNMPRTFGDSIIHKSHFDFAVEVNEKLPQHGTGEISPVEQKIGKLIAENLVKDGATLQMGIGSIPDAVLAALHNHKDLGIHSEMFANGVVDLVKKGCVTNSKKKMHRGRIVGSFLIGDQALYDFVNDNPFIEMLVIDYVNNTSIVKQQPRMTAINSCIEVDLTGQVCSDSIGTRFYSGFGGQVDFIRGAAEGLDGLGVPIIAMPSTTNKGESKIVPVLKPGAGVVTSRAHVHYVVTEHGIASLFGKNVRQRMYELIQIADPKHREALEKAACERLGVMPSPN; from the exons ATGAGCAAACAACTGGCGCGTCGTGTGGGCCAAGTCAATAAATTCTTGACTGCTGCGTCCGCAAATGCTGCGGCTACCCACAACAATTACTACACCTATGTCCAGGAGTTGTCCCATCCTATTGACCGAGAGCCTCCAATTGTCTCAGCCGAGGAAGCTGTCAGCTGCATTAAGTCTG GTGATACCGTTTTCGCCCAGGGCGCTGCCGGTACTCCAAATGTGCTCCTCAATGCGATGACCCAGCATGGCAAGTGCAACAAGCTGGAGAAGATCACGGTCTGCCACATGCACACTGAGGGACCCGCCGAGTACTGCAAGCCGGAGTACAAGGACATCTTCCGCTCCAACTCGTTCTTCATGGGCGGCAATGTGCGCAAAGCTGTTGCCGAGGGCCGTGGCGATAATGTGCCCATCTTTTTGCACGAGATTCCTCAGTTGTTCTACAAGAAGATTGTCAAGCCCGATGTGACCTTCATTCATGTGTCGCCCCCAGATCGTCATGGTTTCTGCTCGCTCGGCACCAGCGTTGATTGCGTGCGTGCTGGTCTGCTCAACTCCAAGAAGATTGTCG CTCAAATCAATCCTAATATGCCTCGTACTTTTGGCGATTCCATCATCCACAAATCGCACTTTGACTTTGCCGTCGAGGTCAACGAAAAACTGCCACAACATGGAACAGGTGAAATCTCGCCGGTGGAGCAGAAGATTGGCAAACTGATTGCCGAGAATCTGGTAAAAGATGGTGCCACACTGCAGATGGGCATTGGCAGCATTCCAGACGCTGTGCTTGCCGCTCTCCACAATCACAAGGATCTGGGCATTCACTCCGAGATGTTTGCCAACGGTGTTGTTGATCTGGTCAAGAAAGGTTGCGtcacaaacagcaaaaagaagATGCACCGCGGACGCATTGTGGGCTCTTTCCTCATTGGCGATCAAGCCTTGTACGACTTTGTCAACGATAATCCTTTCATTG AGATGCTGGTCATTGACTATGTGAACAACACGAGCATTGTGAAGCAACAGCCCCGCATGACGGCCATCAACAGCTGCATTGAGGTCGATCTAACTGGCCAGGTTTGCTCCGACTCAATTGGCACACGCTTCTACTCCGGATTTGGTGGACAGGTTGATTTCATTCGTGGCGCTGCCGAAGGTCTTGATGGTTTGGGTGTGCCCATCATTGCCATGCCTTCGACAACCAACAAGGGAGAGAGCAAGATTGTGCCTGTGCTGAAACCCG GTGCCGGTGTTGTCACGTCGCGTGCCCATGTCCACTATGTTGTCACCGAACATGGCATCGCTTCGCTCTTTGGCAAAAATGTGCGCCAGCGTATGTATGAGCTCATCCAAATCGCCGACCCCAAGCACCGTGAGGCGTTGGAGAAGGCCGCCTGCGAGAGATTAGGAGTTATGCCATCGCCCAATTAA
- the LOC132786785 gene encoding nucleoplasmin-like protein, translating into MAEESFYGVTLTAEENTETWDFVDEDYSRGQKLVIKQVLLGAEAKDNEFNVVEVTTGKDSIQIPIAVLKAGETRAVNPDVEFYETKVTFKLIKGSGPVYIHGQTIKDDVEVVDMEEEDDEDEPEDEEIEHPKKRAKIEQNADGKNAKNQKKK; encoded by the exons ATGGCGGAAGAATCATTCTATG GAGTCACCCTGACCGCAGAGGAGAACACCGAAACTTGGGACTTTGTCGATGAGGATTATTCGCGCGGCCAAAAGCTCGTTATCAAGCAAGTGCTGCTTGGTGCTGAGGCTAAGGATAATGAGTTCAATGTAGTCGAG GTGACCACAGGCAAGGACTCGATACAGATACCGATTGCTGTGCTCAAGGCCGGAGAGACGCGCGCCGTTAATCCCGATGTGGAGTTCTACGAAACAAAGGTGACATTCAAGCTAATCAAGGGCAGCGGACCCGTCTACATTCACGGCCAGACCATTAAGGATGATGTTGAGGTCGTCGAcatggaggaggaggacgatGAGGATGAGCCAGAGGATGAGGAAATCGAGCACCCAAAGAAGCGCGCCAAAATTGAGCAGAATGCCGATGGCAAAAACGCCAAGAACCAGAAGAAGAAGTAA
- the LOC132786779 gene encoding sodium-independent sulfate anion transporter, with the protein MCDYDDELYHERLPNVCGAINAKAKNCCSTDSIKRKLPICTWLPKYKAKYLIDDIVAGLTVGLTAVAQGIAYGAVAGLPNVYGLYSSFMGSFTYIFFGTCKDITVGPTAIISMMVNPHIDGNPDLAVLLCFLSGCLILLLGLLNLGVLMRFISIPVTTGFTLAAALTVGSGQINNLFGIQSNSNEFLKSWINFFGHITETRRNDALLGCCTMIVLLFMRKLKDVKWGFHQLNRYLSLCRNVLAVIVGILLCYLLSRGDNEMPFRISGEIQAGLPPVRVPPFETQDADGEPMNFSEMVSKLGGSIASIALLSILESVAIAKSFSKGKIVDASQEMVALGCCNVFSSFFSSMPITGSFARSAVNNASGVQTTLGGAITGILILMTLAFLTPTFAYIPKATLAAIIIAAMLFMVEYDKIAEIWRAKKRDMLPFLATALSCLFWSLEYGMLVGIVVNALFILKKSMTPQFQLETQKHNGIELCLAELKGSVDYTAAEYLKITIVTHVTERHMGNGNVSLVIIKGAEINSIDATVAATIVSLQEDLKLLQCDLICWNWNLAAAGVVCRLHKKSRNMFKFTKNFSELLETIPPAHGGNDSHIACDLNQ; encoded by the exons ATGTGCGACTATGACG ATGAACTTTATCATGAACGCCTCCCAAACGTTTGTGGCGCCATTAATGCCAAGGCCAAGAATTGTTGCAGCACGGATAGTATAAAGCGAAAGTTGCCCATCTGCACTTGGCTGCCCAAATACAAGGCGAAATATCTGATAGATGACATTGTGGCTGGTTTGACGGTAGGTCTCACAGCTGTCGCCCAAGGCATTGCCTATGGAGCTGTTGCTGGTCTGCCGAATGTTTATGGCCTGTACTCAAGTTTTATGGGCAGCTTTACGTACATCTTCTTTGGCACCTGCAAGGACATCACAGTGG GTCCCACGGCTATTATATCGATGATGGTGAATCCACACATCGATGGAAATCCAGATCTTGCAGTGCTACTTTGCTTTTTATCGGGTTGTTTGATATTGTTGCTGGGCTTATTAAATCTCGGCGTCTTGATGCGATTCATTTCAATACCCGTGACGACGGGATTTACCCTGGCCGCTGCCTTGACGGTGGGCAGTGGTCAGATTAACAATCTCTTTGGCATTCAAAGTAATTCGAACGAGTTTCTCAAATCGTGGATCAATTTCTTTGGACACATCACAGAGACACGGCGGAATGATGCCTTACTTGGTTGCTGTACGATGATTGTATTGTTATTCATGCGA AAACTGAAGGACGTTAAATGGGGCTTTCATCAGTTAAACAGATATTTGTCACTATGTCGCAATGTTTTGGCCGTAATTGTGGGTATCTTGTTATGTTATCTGCTGAGTCGTGGTGACAATGAAATGCCATTTCGCATTAGTGGTGAAATCCAAGCCGGTTTGCCACCCGTTCGTGTGCCGCCATTCGAAACTCAGGATGCGGATGGTGAGCCAATGAACTTCAGCGAAATGGTCTCCAAGCTCGGAGGATCGATCGCCTCAATAGCGTTGCTAAGCATCTTGGAGAGCGTGGCAATTGCCAAATCATTCT CCAAGGGAAAGATTGTGGATGCTTCGCAGGAGATGGTTGCCCTGGGCTGTTGCAATGTCTTCAGCAGCTTCTTCTCCTCGATGCCCATAACTGGATCCTTCGCAAGATCGGCTGTCAACAATGCAAGTGGTGTGCAGACGACACTTGGCGGCGCCATCACCGGCATCCTTATCCTGATGACACTCGCCTTTCTCACTCCCACATTTGCGTATATTCCCAAGGCAACTCTAGCAGCCATCATCATAGCAGCCATGTTATTCATGGTGGAGTACGACAAGATTGCCGAGATTTGGCGTGCCAAGA AGCGCGATATGTTGCCCTTTTTGGCTACAGCGTTGAGTTGTCTTTTCTGGTCGCTGGAGTACGGAATGTTGGTTGGCATCGTGGTCAATGCGCTGTTCATACTGAAGAAGAGCATGACTCCACAGTTTCAGCTTGAAACACAAAAG CACAATGGCATCGAACTGTGTCTGGCGGAGCTCAAAGGCAGCGTTGATTACACGGCAGCCGAATATTTGAAGATCACAATTGTCACGCACGTGACGGAGCGGCACATGGGCAATGGCAATGTTTCGTTGGTGATCATTAAAGGTGCCGAGATTAATTCAATTGATGCGACAGTGGCAGCT ACAATTGTTTCGCTACAGGAAGATCTCAAGCTACTGCAGTGCGATCTCATTTGCTGGAACTGGAACTTGGCAGCAGCGGGAGTCGTGTGCCGTCTGCACAAGAAGTCGCGCAACATGTTCAAGTTTACGAAAAACTTTTCAGAACTTTTAGAAACAATACCACCAGCACATGGCGGCAACGATTCTCATATTGCATGCGACTTGAATCAATAA